Within Pygocentrus nattereri isolate fPygNat1 chromosome 17, fPygNat1.pri, whole genome shotgun sequence, the genomic segment TTCAGCCCCAAACAACAAGCTAAATGGAGGAACGAGGAAGATCCAGAGGATTTAGCTTTAGACTCAGACTACGCAGGACGAGTGAGatacaaaaacaacagatacagatacagctCCATCTTAACTCTTACAATatcagagctgagagagagagactcaggaGAATATCACCTCATGATCGTTACAGAAACAGGACAGAAATATTCCAGCTCAACAGCAGTTACTCTAAAAGTTTCAGGTAGTACAGCTCAACTACAGCTATCTGAGTCATTTAATCAGTTTGTGATGTTCAAATGTGTGCACAATATTTGTAACTTTATTTCCATTCAGACCTACAGATGATGATGACCTCTTACAATGAACCGCAGACAGAACGGACACTGCTCTGTAGCACTTCATGCAGTTTGAGCTCTCAACCTGCTCGTTACAGCTGGTACAATAATGGGAAGCGAGTGGCCTGGACTAATGAACCTCAGAGGGTTTTCAGTTTATATAGATATCCTGGCCCTGGCAGCTACTCCTGCTCCATTGAAGGCCATGATCAAATCCGATCCAATGCACTGTGTGAGTATGAAAGCTGTTTATAAATGATAATTTATGAACCAGTCAAATCAGAAGGTGATAATCCTTTATTTTTACAGGTGTATTTGGTAAGAACTGCTGGAATGTGACCTACTCAGACCGAAGACTCTGTGCTTTGGAGGGTTCATCAGTGGACTTTCCCTGCACTTACTCATATCCCAGAGATCAGACAGTTACTAAAACATTCTGGTATTACTATTGGCCTCAAAATGGCGTGACTGTGGATGAGCACTTCGCTGGACGAGTAGATTTTCttagagatgaagagagaaacTGCACTCTGAGAATAAGAAATGTTAGAAAGAGTGACTCTCGAAAATATCACTTTCAGTTCATCACTGACCCTGCAGAAAAATTCACTGGTAAACCTGGAGTTATTCTGAATGTTACAGGTACGTGTCCACATCAAGATTTGTGTCTGATTCAAATACCCTAGTTAGGAGGGAGGATGTTGCCATCTACTGGTAAACTGTGTagttttcagtgttcagtggctcatttgcatgaaataaaccGCAGGTTATTTGTTTCTGCCTGTTGCTAACAGTTTTTATAGTGACCTATCTGTATAGTTCTGTAGTGTTACATGAATTCCAAATCAGTTTTTTCTTCATCCTTTTCTTTCTACagcccactctctctttctatccctTCCTCTTCTTTCATCCTCCATTcatcccatttcttcttctttcctctaCACTGTCTGTATGTCCTTATACTCCCTTTTCATTCCTCATTCTGCCCCCTACCTCCCTTCAATCCATTGTACCTCCTCAGTCCAGCTTTCCTACTCTTCAGCAGTGACCACCAACTCACCCCTTCAATATTTTTCCTGGCCTGCACCCATGTATCCTCCACATCTTGGACTTTAGTCTCTTCTCTGGACTCCACCCCTCAGCTGGTCTTATCACTTCCTACAGCATCCATGCTGCTAtctttccatccttccattcTACCCACTGGTGCCTGATTCTTCACACATTTTCCAGTCCTCTCTGGCCTGTACCTGTGGATCTTCCAAGCATGcacttctctctcctcttgctCCACATCTGGAATGGCTGTCATTCCCCATATGACTTATGCCATCACCCCTCTCTACTGGATGCCCTACTTATCACTGCTTGACTCCTCATGCTCCCTCCAGTTTCTCACAACCGCACCCCTTGGAACCTTACCTATCAAGGCCTGGTGCTTCACATCTCCTCTCACCTTCACCTGCAAATCCTCAAGGCACAATGCATCTGCTCCATTCCCTAACCTTCTCCTGGCTTCATCACTCCCTCATTTTTGGCAGTAGCAAACCTCACTCTCTAAAGTGCATCAATAATCTAATCTAAGTCTACTGTTTTGTAGCTTCCTGAGCGTGCCCTCTCCCCATCTACTGTAAAATCATTTGACCTAACTTCCCTCCTAGACAGCAGTCATCACTGCACATTCTCAGCCCTCAGCAGTGCATATCCAACTGGGGATGAAGAGGAGTTGAGCTACTCTAAAGTAACCATTCAGCCTCCAACCACTTCTCTTGGTGCTACCAAGATCTGGAACTACTTCATTACCTTCTCAAGCACCCCATTCTGCTATCTCACTCTGGATTGTCCATTCTCCTTGCTCACTCCATCTATCACTCCCTCACATCTGATGATTCACCGTACTTCTAGATGACATCGTTTCTCAGGTTTCTCCTGTGCAACAGCTTGGCTGAGCTTGACTTTTAACGACTCCCCTGAGTCACCATTGCATGTCATCACAGAGGAACCCTTCTTCTGATCCCCACTTCGTCCCTCAGGCCAGACTAACATTGATTCTTTTGAGAAGATACTGCCTGTGCATATAGAAACATGTTACCATAACTAGCCTTTTGGGGGTTTGAATTTCAAGCAGTTGATCTTCATCCACCTTCATAACTGAACAAACATTCTTTTCCCAAAAGGACATTCCATGCTTAACTACCTCCCGCAGTAACCAGTGCATCATCCAGCTGTCTCCATCTATCATCACAACCATCACCAATTCCCATGTGCAGCTGCTAGCTTCTAACACCCATCCCAACTCCATGTCTGTTCCATTCAGAAAGTAATATAACCAAAtacagaggaggatgggttcccctgttgagtcctggttcctctcaagatTTCATATTTGTGCCTCTTGgtgtttttccttgccactgttgcacTCGGCTTGCCTTCAATGGTTCAGACACGAACATCTGTTAAGCTAGCAACCATGTCCCTGTCAAGCTATTGAAATGAATCACCTTCATCTGCTCCATCTTGCCTCTCATCTTACAACCCAGCCCAAAACTCCACCCCAGTTCTCAGAGTTCCCTCAATCACTCTTCCATCATACTACTATTATATGTTGAAGGCATTGCttcatctcctccctgttcctcagacCTATCAGTCCTACCACAGTTAAAAAGGGGTGTCAGGCCTTCTAGCAACAGGCAGAAGCCTCTCAGAACACCCAGAATATTAATGTCCATGGTTTTGAAATGGGATGTCCAAGAAGCTCATGTGACTcataacaacaaaacacatgaaCTGATAAGGAGTGTGCAAACTTCTGTATAAGACTGtatgtttgaaaacatacagatGCTGTATCCCAAATTAGTTAGGTGCattgctgtgtttactgatttTACAGCacataaagtaaataaacattattcagCATTCTGTCATCTGTGTTCGGTTGAACATATCACAGCTACTGTAGGCTGTAGTTGGTTATTTGGTCATATGTggatttacatacatacatttttcatttatttggatGTTCAGATCTTCAGGTGAAAGTGAGCCCCACCATTCCATCAGAAGGACAGACAGTAACGCTGACCTGTATTTCCACCTGCACTCTGCCCAACAACCCCACTTACATCTGGTACAAGAACAGACACCCTGTAACTAACAAACCCACCAAATACAACAAGCTCTACCTGGAGTCAGCAAGCACTGAGGATGTTCTCCAGTATTCCTGTGCTATAGGAGGTAATAGTTTTATGTTGGCTTGACTGTCTTTCTAAATAGCATTCACCTCATAAAATATGAGAAATTCTGGCCCTTTCAGATTAACCCATGTTGTTTCTGAAGTGTCTTGGGCATTTTCACAATAGAAGTTGTTTCTCAGAGTTGTCTGCCGTAACTGATCATGTGGTCCGTCGTTTATTTCTGAAGCTCTTGAGGGTCCTGTCAGTCCTGAAGCTCCCAAAGGTTCTGAAGCTCCAGAAGATGCAAAGGAGAACTCAGTGTTAAAATTCATCACAGTGGCATCAATCTTTCTGGCTTTAATCTTCACCACAGGAttgatgtggaggtggaataTGATCAGAAGGAAAGGAGGAGCAGAAAGCGAAGCACGTGTTCAGGTACTGAGAGGTGGTTCTAATTTCTGTTCATTAACAGTTTTGACAAAACTGCTACTGAATTAAAAACTGATATTATTGTACTTAgatttatatgttttttaacTATTCTTGTTTGGTCCAGCATGTTGGAGACTTTCCCAATGACACCTACACAGTTCTAAAGCCCACCACCATGTCCTTATATTACAACACTCTGACAGTATGTCTGCGATGTGATCGCTAAAGTGTTCTCCTGGTTAGCCCATTTAGTGTTATGTTTTTAATACTCTTGTTTCTTCTAGCATCTCAGAGACTCTCCCAGGGACCCCGACACAGCTCTAAGTCCCACCACCTTGTCCTCAGATTACGACAATCTGACAGTAAGCCTACAGTCTCTACGACTGAATGTTACCCTGCAGAGTGAGTTTAGTTCTATAAGATTCTCCTGGATTTTTATCTCCAGCATGTTAGAAGCTCTTCCGTTGAGATGTACTCATCCCTGAATCCTACAATGATGGTGTCAGATTATGACTTTCTGACAGTAAGTCTGCACTCTGTGTTTTTGAGGGTTCTCCTCGTTGTTGTATTTGGTTTTGTAAGTTTTTCTAATGTTCTTCTATTTTCCAGAATGTTATTGGCTCTCCTAATAACACAATGCTGTGAAACCTGTATTGTGGTTATGAGACTCTGAGGGTCTCTCGCTGAAGATCCTGCATCACCCTGCATCACATAAGGCCATATAAATCATTGCATCATCCATTCTGTTCATTAACTGTTCCTCTTTCTTGATAAATGTGCATGTTAATCTATACAATGAATAGCTCAATAGAGATGCAGATAAGTAGAGCAGCTAAAATGAAACTTCCCATGCTCCACAGACAAATGTGGGTTTTTATGCTTGTTGTGAGTTTGGGGGAGCTTTACAGTGACAACATAGAATAAAGTTTAGAGTCATAATGTTCCCAGTTTAAAATGCAACCAAGCTGGACTGTGCTAACCAAAAGTAGGCAGGTGTCTTAAATTTTCTTCGTTAAAAAACTGAATTCCAAGTCAAATGAATAATTGGatctgagtctgttctacagtttctcattaggctgaatgaataactgtcTCTAAATGTGTCACGATTGGTTCCTCAAACTCCcccatgtgctcatgttgtgtttacttcctggTAGttcatgtgcttctttgttttggttttcacaatcctgcccccttgttttctgactccacccctgattattACCACCTGTATTTTCCACCTGCGTCCTGTTATCCttgtatttaaacactgtgttttcccctgtgtgtttgctggtctttgtttgatgtatatttgctggatgttttgtttgtttgatgtttgacttTCTAGTCTTTGATTGTATCCTGTgttctgtttgtcatgtctgtcccacgATCTCCCCGTGTTGGCTgcatgaacctggactgttatgactaagaccctggatttgcccgaaataaaactcgcttatctccacatatgtgtccgcctcatcaCTCCACGTTACTTAAAGACCAACCACCAATGGACACAGCAAGTAAGCGACATACTGGTCTGCAGCTGTTCCATTGGGATGAAACTCCCAGTGGAAAAAGTTACCCCCGTCCCAATGCTGCCAAGCCAGTgagagcaaatcccctggcgctaaGGGGACAAGAGCATCTCGTCATTCCTGTAGGAAGGCAAAGGATCATCCCGCCTTTGATTTGTATGAGACCTCATGTAAGCACCTTGGGTCCACCTGTCTTGAGcaacgctgcagggaggagtGACCTGCAGCGCAAGTCGAGGTGAGACGAAAGGAGCATACAGATAACACTTACTATGGTACTTGACGCATTTTCAAGCGCCTCTGCAAGCTTCCCAAAGCTTGAGTGAGCCCTGGGAGTGGCCCAAGAGGgtcctgtttctgtgtgttcctccaggttggaacAGTTGTCCCCAGCCAGAGTTCCTGATCCCGTCGCTGCACCCCACGGCAAGCGTAATGCCATGGATGCTGCACCTCCAGATCTGCCGGCCATCGCCGTGCCTCCGGACCCGCCACCTGTCGCTGAGGACGTCGCTGCAGGCCTGCCTGCCTCAATGGACGTCgctgcaggcccgcctgcctcggTGGATGTCGATACAGGCCCGCTTGGTTCCATGGACGTCGCTGCGGGCTCACCTGCTTCTGTTGACGTTGTTGCAGGCTCGCCTGCCTCCATGGACATTGCAGTtcctttgttcccacccatcccGCCCTTGCCTGTGTCTGCTCCCCATaggcctcctgtttctcctgtgtctgctgttccctgaGGGCCATCTGTTCCTGCTTTGTCTGCTGTTCCCTATGGGCCTCCTGTTTTTGTCCCTTCGTTTTTGCTCTCCTCTGTTCCTGGTGTGGTTTTGTTCCCTTCTGTTATGTCTGTGCCtgttcccgttcctgttgtggtcTCTGTTCTTGTCTCTCCTTTTGTTTCAGTCCcggtttctgtctgtgtgtcagtttctgttcctgtgtctgttttggtCCCTGTTCCCCTGTCAGTTGCGTCGTCTGTTTTACGTTCTTGTTGCCCTCGTCCTGTGGTGCCTCCAGTCATCTCTCATTTGGCATCgttttttgtgttgtgcctcctcgtcctccctcccgGCCCATGTTTCATCCTCCGTCTGTTCATGTTtcatctgttcctgtgtctggtgctgTCTCATCTGTTTCCTATAttgttcctgtttctgtgcctttggctTCTGCTCCTGCTCCTGTTCGTGTTCCTGTGCCTGTTCCTGCTTCTTTTTCTGTGCCTTCTGGTCCTGTTCCGTGGCCTGTGTCGTGTCCTGTGTCTGCTCCTGTGCTTGATCATCCTGTTCCAAGCCCTGTCCTTGTTTAGTTCTGTCTAATTTTGGTCCTTTGtgtctgtttggttttgttttgcttgGCATGCTTCAGGGCCGCACGCCTTGGTGGGGGGAACTGTCACaattgctgtgtttgtgttgtgtttacttcccggTAGTtcatgtttgatgtatgtttgctggatgtttgtttgatgtttgacttTCTAGTCTTTGATTGTATCCTGTGTTctgttcatcatgtctgtcccgccATCTCTCCATATTGGctgtatgaacctggactgttatgactacgaccctggatttgtccaaaagaaaacttgcttatctccgcatatgttTCCGCCTTACCGctccatgttacaaaatgtgggtattgtgatataaactgagtctgttctacagtttctcattagactgaatgaataaccgactctaaatgtaggtattgtgatataaaccgagtctgttctacagtttctcattagactgaatgaataactgactctaaatgtaggtattgtgatataaactgagtctgttctacagtttctcattaggctgaatgaataaccgactctaaatgtaggtattgagatataaactgagtctgttctacagtttctcattaggctaaatgaataaccgactctaaatgtaggtattgtgatataaactgagtctgttctacagtttctcattagactgaatgaataaccgactttaaatgtaggtattgtgatataaactgagtctgttcaagtttctcattaggctgaatgaataaccgactctaaatgtaggtattgtgatataaactgagtctgttcatgtttctcattaggctgaatgaataaccgactctaaatgtagatattgtgatataaaccgagtctgttctacagtttctcattaggctgaatgaataaccgactctaaatgtaggtattgtggtataaactgagtctgttctacagtttctcattagactgaatgaataaccgactctaaatgtaggtattgtgatataaactgagtctgttctacagtttctcattaggctgaatgaataaccgactctaaatgtagatattgtgatataaactgagtctgttctacagtttctcattaggctgaatgaataaccgactctaaatgtaggtattgtggtataaactgagtctgttctacagtttctcattagactgaatgaataaccgactctaaatgtaggtattgtggtataaactgagtctgttctacagtttctcattaggctgaatgaacaaccgactctaaatgtaggtattgtgatataaactgagtctgttctacagtttctcattaggctgaatgaataaccgactctaaatgtaggtattgtggtaTAAACTGAGTCAGATCTATAGTTTCATAAGgactgttattggtatagtggtTATCTAggtgggattgaaccccagtctacagcatagaaggtgGAGATGTTATCGACTACAATACACCAACTACTGCATTCAGATATTTTCTTTGATGTGATTATCTACTTAGCTCTGAAATAGAcaatgagaagaaaagagaaggaaaagtgatgacagacacaaacacataatGGAAAGTTTTCACCAGAATTACAAACTGATCTTCATAGATGAACATGAACTCACTATTTGGCAAGCAACAGGTTTCCCTTTTTATCAATATGTTGTCACTCTTCTGATTTTAAAGTGTTAATAACGCAATTATTAACCACTAATAAACTGATTGAAGATCATTCATAAAGTCGTTATAAAAATAATCTAATAGTAATACCAGACATTATTGGTCATACTTGCTGATTGATTTTCTCATTTTAGCTTTGAATCAGTCACATTTTTTGATTATGATGTGTAATTGCCTGTACGATTAGCCTTTTAATCATCGTTGTCTTTTACAGACAGTAAATGAAATTGTGCCTTTTATGTTTATTACGTTTTTAATTGCCTTTTGACTGCATAGAAGCATAAaatattctgtttgttttctataCCTTAACTTTTTATTCTGTATCTTTACCTTGGGGTGGTCTAAGGACTTTTTgtcaatattttcatttttcatcatttatattcattatgtaaacaaatgaaagcCTCTTTATTGCAGTGATGGATTGTCATAAATGTTATAAGATTGCTGGAACAGTTTTGGAATAAATAAAGAGCCTAAACATCATGAACAGATCTGAAGATGCTTCCTTGGTAGAATGGTTTATATATTATAGTTTATATGGCTATCATTCATTAGAATTATTAGGATTATTTAAGATGACTCCACCGAATGCTTTCTGTTCTCTGATTTCAGAAGCAAACAATAAACTAAACTCGGTTTCGGCAGTTTTCTCAAGATGAACAATAAGATGGTTTTCCTGTGCCAGCCAGGCACCTTTCAGCCCTCAGCTTCCCCCTAGTGGACACAGCTTTTAAGTTTTGAGTTTGAGTTTCGTTCTGTTAGATTCTTCCGGGATTTTATCTCCAGCATGTTAGAAGCTCTTCCATTGAGAAGTACTCATCCCTGAACACTACAATCATGATGTCTGATTATGACGCTCTGACAGTAAGTCTGTTCTCCTGCTGAGTAGATttggttctttgagttttccACACTGAgtctgtcactttgctgttgtttCCACCAGACAGCTGAGCGTGGACTCAGCCAAGGTCAAGGCTGTTATAGACTGGCCGTGCCTCAGTTCTGTCTACCTGCTATCCAACACTTTCTGGGATGCACCAACTTCTTCTGGCTGTTGATGCAGATGCAGCATCAAAACTCATATagaaattaaaacatattacattacacatacaaatatatatcaCATTGTATACAACAGTCAGTTCTGGCCACACAAGCTTGGTTGAGAGGCGTCtatctgtgctgttatttcaccataacatcacaggtttttctcaaacactgtatcactcggCTGACACGCCGTTGCTAAgaaacgactctgacagctgtaggagacagAAAACATTCTGTTAAGAttacatttgaccgacagccgattcggtcagactctgaagatgagacgacactaaattcccaaactgtcgtgaacacttttcagtcggcagctgtgacaaaagaacagataaacaacctggaatcagccaggaatgaacccaacaccattcgccaaactaaacgggctgtaagaagctttacagacgggctggaacaaaacaacattaatactgatctggaaaaactgatcaaactgagctgaacctgatattgggtcagttttatggatcagtctgatttggtccgactgaagatcagaccacacgtctggcgaatggtattgggttaatttctggctgattccaggttgttcagccgttcttctgtcacagctgccgactgaaaagctgctcagtgatgacgacagtttgggaatttagcgtaaggagctggagaacgaactgccggctgagcagtgagtgggcggagctcgttactctgacgtagcaacaagctgctggttaaggaactataatttggaggaaggaactgaacattaaaacatattaaacagcccagtttattgatctcttactgtatttatttaactgttgtattaaagcggtagaacactcgaggagtgtgttatcaccaataacttcacagctgtgatgatctattTCACCACAACTCCctctgtgttctattgcttaaatatggAGAGTGGACAGGCGAATATCGTGTGTGATCATTTAACCATGATGTTATTCTTATGGCatctcttttttattcttttgtgaaaatgtcagaaTTTGGTCTTAAACACAATGTTTAATAGGAGACCACATGACCACATGAATGTGCTACTTGTTCTCTCCAAGCTCTTTACAAAGTGTTTCTGTGGTTAAATATGGTCAAATATGAAATCGAATATTTAGGATTTGTAGTCAGAAGAGATCAAAACATCTTGTTTCAAGTTTTTAGACAGTGTAAATTCATATAATCCTGCTTGGCAGGAGGAAAACGAGAAAAATGCATGTCTAATCTTATCAGCCGTGAAGCCGCTAGCAAATTCCCATAATGTGATGTAGTGGAGACATAGAATCAAAATAAAAAGGCACTTTAAACTGTCTTCAGGATTCTGGGCCCATGCTCAACACATTAAAAGAGTTTGTGCAGATTTTGGCCGAGCTGGAGTCACTGGCTTCTTCCAGTGTACACATTCTTGTTTTGTTCATGGATTGAGCAATTTTATAGAGAATTGTTTCCAGTTAATCAGTACAGGCCAAGTATTCATCCCAGAGAGCCTTATGGAAGATTTAATCTTGATTTTCtgagacatttctgagaaagGCTGGAGAGTAATTACAACCCGCCTACATTAAGGGTACAGTCTTAGCAAAAAATTGTTCTATTTAACACACAAAAACTGTTTTATTGACTTGTAACAAAAGTGGAACCcaatttaaaaggttttttaaagaatataatGCCACATGTCCATCATCactctttaaaagatggttattcaagggttctttaataaagaaaatgatcctatacagaaccatgaagactcaaagaCCTTTCCATGAACTTGTATGAAATTTgatgtctgtatatctgtgtgtgtgtgtgtatctttgtgatgatccagctcagagaTACTATTCAAATCATATTTGAATCTGTAGAGCCACCCTGTCCATTCCATCTTATTATgagatcatacgagactcacataacatggagttatgagcctatgaagagggtcTGAGATACACTCTCCAGTacaggttcttcatagaacatgatcctcatatgtttcatatctaaatgctccattatcttcatcattgctttccaaacccgctgcagcagcttcagcagatGTAAACCCTCTGACACCATTTCACATGAGTCTCCgttgtggactgaatgaagaatgaagggtttccggcgtgacagtcagtccttagtgatttcctgagtgcccattggtcagtttcacacagaatgtagacagacacatgaatccaccagctccacatgGTGAGtggcagatgatgtgtatctcagcccctcttcatgggctcataactccagactctcacctcagagacttgagacttaacTCAGACTTGAATTTTAAAGACTCAAGAGTCGACTCGGAGTCTCAcctcagtttcacacagaatgtagatggacacacgaatccaccagctccacatggtgagaggcagaagacatgtatctcagcccctcttcataggctcataactctagATGTGATTCTCGTATGATCTTGTGATAAGAtcgaatggaaagggcggctctacagattcaggaaatgattgaactggatttctgtggGAAACTATCACaactggatcatcacaaagatacagaaACAGATATAGAGATCAGATTTGACACCAGTTCTTGGGCCCCATAGAGttaatgatgcaaagggttctttgtgcgTTCCCCGGTTTGCACTTTCGCTGGGCATAAAAGCACAAACCGGTTGATTGCGTTATTTTCGTGCTGTGTGATCTGAGGAGATCCAGGAGTTTGAGTTCTTATTTGTAGCTGAaatttgtgtgaaaatgtgtgttattctctctctttgtctagTACTCTAGCCATGACAAGAAGACGAGAAATTCTGTTTCAAAGTCtgttaaaattttaaaagtcATATAGTGTACATCCAGCCTTAGAAACACCAAATGCTGGGGGCAGCGTGTGCACCTTCATTAAAACTTGTTGGACACTGCTGAGTCACAGAACATCTGGTGTGTTGGGGCCTTTTTGTTTGTCACTGCAGGCTTTATCCAGTTTCTTTGCCTTACACCCCTAAAGTGAAACATACAGCTGAGTTTCAGGGCAGAATCAAGAGGACagaaacacaccacacactgacCTGCAGACCACCTCACAGACAGCTGCTCAAAATCAGCTGATCTGCATTAACATACACGTCCAGTTCTGCAGTGAGGTCATCTCTTCTCAGTCTCCTCAGAGAGTCAGGATTACAGTGTTTTGAATATCAGTTATATCAAGCACATGGTACAGATTGTAACAGCTCTGTGgaggatttctgcagtttttgtCACCCTTAACGTCAACCTGAgatcaaaacataaaaaatctgTGAAGA encodes:
- the LOC108443631 gene encoding uncharacterized protein LOC108443631 isoform X4, coding for MLLKAITIGTMSFKCGILSLIVLLNSPVSGALGETLRVTCSPQTLCALRESTVTLECSHSNTTIRPQHSFWFSPKQQAKWRNEEDPEDLALDSDYAGRVRYKNNRYRYSSILTLTISELRERDSGEYHLMIVTETGQKYSSSTAVTLKVSDLQMMMTSYNEPQTERTLLCSTSCSLSSQPARYSWYNNGKRVAWTNEPQRVFSLYRYPGPGSYSCSIEGHDQIRSNALCVFGKNCWNVTYSDRRLCALEGSSVDFPCTYSYPRDQTVTKTFWYYYWPQNGVTVDEHFAGRVDFLRDEERNCTLRIRNVRKSDSRKYHFQFITDPAEKFTGKPGVILNVTDLQVKVSPTIPSEGQTVTLTCISTCTLPNNPTYIWYKNRHPVTNKPTKYNKLYLESASTEDVLQYSCAIGALEGPVSPEAPKGSEAPEDAKENSVLKFITVASIFLALIFTTGLMWRWNMIRRKGGAESEARVQHLRDSPRDPDTALSPTTLSSDYDNLTHVRSSSVEMYSSLNPTMMVSDYDFLTNVIGSPNNTML